TCGCCGACGACGGCGAACTCGCGGCCGACGACGACGTGGTCGCGGTGGCGACCGGGAGAGGGATTTCGGAGTCGCCGCCGGAGTCGGACGCCGCGAGCGTCGACCGGGTCGGCATCGACAAACTCCGCGACAGACTCGCTGCGCGCTGAGTTCGAGAAGAGAGCCCGCGAGCGGCCCCGGAACCCTTTTGCGTCGCACCGGCCTACCCGAAGGCAACTATGGGTATGGGCTCGGACATGTACCGGCAGCAGATTCTCGACCACTACAAGAACCCGCGAAACTACGGTGAGATGGAGAATCCGACGTTCTCCCACGTGGGCGAGAACCCCTCCTGCGGCGACACGATTCGCGTCGACGTCCGCCTCGAAGACGACGACGAGACGATCGAGTACGTCTCCTTCACCGGCGACGGCTGCGCTATCTCGCAGGCCAGCGCCAGCCTGCTCTCGGAGCGACTGCAGGGGACGACGCTCGACGAACTGGAGGCGATGGACACCGACGACGTGACCGAGATGCTCGGGGTCGACATCAGTCCAATGCGAATCAAGTGTGCGGTGCTCGCACGCCAGGTGACGCAGGACGGAGCGAAGCTCTACGAGGGCGAACTCGACGACCTCGACAGGACCGTCACCGAAGAGTAGTCAGCGTTGCGACGTCGCACCTCGGTGGCCGTCGACAGCCGCCAGAGTGGTTCTTCTTCCCTGTGCGTCACTCAGGTCGAGACGATGCAAAAGGATACGCTATCGTATCGCGTAGTAGTGGTATGTCACAGCACCCCATGCAGACGTACGAGTGCGCCGACTGTGGGCGCCGAGTGCAGACGAACACGCCGCCGGGACACTGTTCGGCGTGCGGCGGGGAGATGCTGAACATCAGCACCTCCCGAAATAATTAGGGAGAGAGGAGTTTTACGGCGTTATTCCGGCTTCAAACCTTCGTTCTTGACGCGTATGACGGCCTCACCGTCGGGGAGGTTCGGCGCGTCGACGAGGCGGACGATACGCTTGTCGCCCTTCGATTTGCGGAGGTACATCCGGAACGTCGACTTGTGGCCGAGGATGTTGCCGCCAATGGGCTGGGTCGGATCGCCGAAGAACGCGTCGGGGTTGGCGGACACCTGGTTCGTGACGATGATTACGCAGTTGTGGAGGTTACCGACGCGGTCGATGTCGTGGAGGTGGCGGTTGAGCTTCTGCTGGCGGTCGGCGAGATTTCCGCGGCCGACGTACTCGGCGCGGAAGTGCGCCGTTAGCGAGTCGACGCAGAGGAGGCGAACCGGCCACTCCGTGTCGGTGTGTTCGCTGGCGAGTTCCTCGGCCTTCTCGGCCAGCAGCATCTGGTGGTTGGAGTTGAACGCCTTCGCGACGTGGATCTTGTCGAGGAAGTCGTCGATGAGTTCCTCCATCGCGTCGTCGTCGGACGGGGTGCCCTCGATTTCGCGGTCGTCCATCGTCGCCTGCAGCACGTCGTCGTCGAGACCGCGGACCATGTCGTCGATGCGCTCGGGTCGGAACGTGTCCTCGGAGTCGACGAAGATGCAGGAGCCGCGGAGGCCGCCCTGCTCCTTCGGGAGCTGGACGTTGACGGCCATCTGGTGCGTGATCTGGGACTTACCTGCGCCGAACTCGCCGTACACCTCGGTGATGGACTGGGTCTCGAGGCCGCCGCCGAGGAGGTCGTCGGCTTCGGGGATCTGCCAGCTGAGCTTGCCGATGGTCTCGCGGCGTTCGAGCACCGCCGAACCGGTCTCGAAGCCGCCGATGTCGGCGGCGTCGCGGGCGGCGAGCACTACGTCGTTGGCCGTGCTTTCGCCGATGTCGGCCTTCGAGCCGAGGTCGCTCGGACTCGCGACGGCGATGCTCTCGTACGTCCGATAGCCGGCTTCCATGAGCTTGTCTGCGGTCGCGGGGCCGACGCCGGGGAGGTTTTCGAGGTCGTCATCTGCCATTGTACATCCGGCTTACGCCCCACCGGACATAAAGCCTCGTTAACAGGGGAGTGAAAGTGAAACTGGACGCGGGCGTGGCGGTCGTTGATTAGCTGACGAGAATGTTCAAAATTAGAGAATAAGAGGGCGTGTCAGTCCCACGGGTGGCCGCCACGTTGGTCGGGCCACAGCGGATACCAGTACTGTTCGTCGTCCTCGATGCCGAGTTCGCCGTCGAGCACCGACTGGAGTTTGAACTCGACGCGCTGGTTGCGTTCGTGGCCGCGTTTCGGAGCGAACGGGTAGTACGCCCCCCGACGGAACGAGTAAATCCAGTACGCCCGCACGTCATCCTCGGGTTTCTCGAAGCCGAAGACCGCCGCGAGGAGCCGAGAGCCGTAACCGCGTTCGATGAACTCGTCGGCGGCGAAGTGGATGCTCGTCACGAGATCCTCGGGGTCGCTGTCCTCCAGCACCACCCACTGGTAGCCGTGGCTGTCGGCGTGGCGTCTGAACGTCGTCCCCGTCTCCTCGCTACCCGCGTGGAGGATGGCCTCGACTTCGTCGAGCGTCTCGGCGAAGTCCGTGCTATCGACCGACGAGAAACAGAGCGCCGCCGCGCCGACGGAGTCGTAGCTGAGGTCCGCCTGCATCGTGAGATACGCGGTGGACATCCCAAAGAGGTCCTCGGGGTCGGCCGCGCGCGTCGCGTCCGCCTCCGCGCGGAGACCGAGCACCGAGCGGATGGAGTCGAACAGTCCCATACCCGTCGTTAGATTCCCGGGGATTAGGTCGTTTCCACTCGCGGGGCCGTGTCCGTCGAATTCGGCGACTCAGTCGCGAAATTGGTCCCGAAAACGTGAACTGACCGGGGAGAGTCAAGTCGACAGATGTACGCTGCGAGGTTCAGATTCCGTCCGGGCGAGTACGACGACGAGTTCCACCGCTTGAACGAGCGCGTCGAACGCGCCGCCGAGTCGAACTCTGGCTACCGGGGCAGCGAGAGCTGGGTCTCCCCCGACGGCGACGAGCGACTCGTCGTCTACTACTGGGAGTCGCTGGACGCGCTGAGAGCATTCTCGCAGCATCCGGACCACCTCGAAGCGAAGCGGCGGTACGAGGAGTGGTACGACGGGTACGAAGCGGCGGTTTTCGAGGTGCTTCGACGGTACGGCGACGGTCGATTGAGCGGCGAGTAGAAGACGGACGGAAGATCAGTTCGACAGTCGGAGCGCGCTCAGACCCCTTCCATCTCGCGCTCCAGTTGCCGAAGCTGCTCGACGCGGTTCTCGGTGGAGGGGTGGGTGCTGGCGATTTTGCCGATGAAGCCGCTGCGGATGGGGATGATGAAGAATGCGTTCATCTCCGACTGCTCGCGCAGGTCCTCCTTCGGGACGTTGTCCATCCGGCCGTCGATAGTGAGGAGCGCGGAGGCGAGCGCCGACGGGTTGCCGGTGATGGTCGCCCCCCCGCGGTCGGCGGCGTACTCGCGGTAACGCGAGAGCGCGCGGATGAGCAGGAACGACACGATCCACACCACGAGCGAGACGAGAATCGCGACGATGACGGGCGCGCCGCCCTCGCGGCGGTTGCCGCCGCCGAACCAGAAACCCCAGCGGACGATCATGAACGCGACCGTCGAGAGGAACGAGGCGATGGTCATCACCATCACGTCGCGGTTCTTCACGTGCGCGAGTTCGTGGGCCATCACGCCCTCTAACTCGTCCTGGTCGAGCGTCTGCAGGAGGCCAGTCGTCACGGCGACGGTCGAACTCTTCTGACTTCGACCGGTCGCGAACGCGTTCGGGACGCGCGACTGCGCGACGGCGACGTTGGGTTTCGGAAGGTCAGCCTGCTGACAGAGGCGGCCGACCATCGCGTGTAACTGCGGATACTCGTCTTCGCTGACCTTCTTCGCGCCCATGCTGTACAGCGCGAGTTTGTCGCTGAAGAACAGTTGGGCGACGAAGAAGATGCCCACGAACACGAGCATGTACGTGTAGCCGAATTGGGAGAGTACCCCCACGAATACGATGTAGAGGGCGAACAGGAGGAACATCGTGAGCGCCATGCGCCCGCGAAGCCCCCAGTCGGGTTTCCATTCCATGTGCGAACATACCGTCTGTGAAGCATAAACCCTGTCGGAAACGGAGGCCGAACAGTGCGATATTCGAAAACGGGCGGAGGAAGTCGGTCGTTCGTCGACAGTCGAACGTCGCCGACGGACCGAGTCCGGCGAACACGGCTCTGGCAACCACGACGATTCGGCAACCCGGAGGGGGCGGGCGAGGCTACTTGCCTCCGACCACCGTCGAACGCGTATGGACACCGTACTCGTCACCGGCGGCCTCGGACGCTCCGGTCGCTGGATAGTCGACCGCCTCGCCGACGACTACGAGGTCGTCTGCGTCGACCTCTCGCAGCCGGGCTTCGAGGTCCCCGAGCACCCGCGCATCGACTTTCGCGCCGCAGAACTCACAGACCGCGGCGAGACGTTCGACCTCGTCTCAGAACTGGAGCCCGACGCCGTCGTTCACTGGGCGGCGCTCCCGTCGCCGACACGTCACGCCGGGGGCCGGGTGTTCGAGACGAACACGATGGCGGCGTACAACGTGCTCGTCGCCGCCGCACGAGAGAACGCGAAGGTCGCGTGGGCGTCGAGCGAGAGCGCCTACGGCTTCCCGTTCGCCCGCGAGACGACGCTGCCGGACGAACTTCCGATCACCGAGGACCACCCGCTGCGCCCCGAGGACCCCTACGGAACCTCGAAGGTCGTCGGCGAGGAGCTCGCGAAGATGGTCGTCCGCCGGTACGGCGTCTCGGTCGCGTCGATTCGACCGTCGTGGATTCAGTACCCCGGCGAGTACAACTGCCGCGACCGCGAGGACCTCCGGGAGGGCCGACCGCTCTCGGAGATCGGCCTCGAATCGGGCGTCGGCAACTTCTGGTCTTACGTCGACGTGCGTGACGTGGCGTCGCTCGTCGCGACGGCGCTCGACACCCAGTTCGACGGACACGAGGCGTTCCACGCCGCCGCCGCGGAGAACTACCTCGGCGTCGCGACGCTCGACGCCGTCGAAGCCCAGTTCGGCGCGCTCCCGGACGACTGCAACCTCGACGGGGAGTCGTCGGCGCTGTCGACGGCGAAAGCCGAGCGGGTACTCGACTGGCGACCCTCTCACTCGTGGCGCGAGGCCGTCGAGGAATCAGTCGCCGAGCCTGACCTCCTCGCGGACTGACCCGCGGTGGCTTTTTGCGACTCAGTGGCACACGGTAGCGCATGGTGTTCGACGACAGAACCGACGCGGGCGAGCGGTTGGCCGACGTGCTCGAACGCCGCGACGTCGACGCCGACGTAGTGCTCGCGATTCCGCGCGGCGGCCTCCCGGTCGGGCGGGTCGTCGCAGACAGACTCGGCGCAGAGTTGGACGTGGTCGTCGCGGAGAAACTCGGCGCGCCGGGCAATCCCGAACTCGCCATCGGGGCCGTCGCGGGCGACGGGAGCGTCTGGCTGAACGACGACCTCGTCGACCGACTCGGCGTTTCGTCGGCGTACGTCGAACGGGTCAGAGAGGTCGAGGCCGAGAACGTCCGCGAGAAGGTGGCGTCGTATCGGGGCGGAACGGCGGTTCCGCAGTTGGAGGGCGAGCGAGTCGTCCTCGTCGACGACGGTATCGCGACGGGCGCGACGGCTATCGCCTGCCTCCGACAGATACGAAACGCTGGAGCGGCGCACGTGACACTCGCCGTTCCGGTCGCTCCCCACGACGCCGAGTCGCGACTGTCGGGCGAGTTCGATACGTTTGTCTGCGTTGAGTCGCCGAGGGGGTTCGGCGCAGTCGGCCAGTACTACCGCTCGTTCGGGCAGGTGTCGAACGAGGAGGCGCGGGCGATACTTGAGTCGTACGAACCGTGAGGGCGGAGCCAGCCACGAGCGCAGAGTCGAGCGGACTGCAACTCCTGTGCCGTACGGTCTGTGAGAGACCGAGAAAGGGTGAGAGGCGGAGCGACGGCGGCAGCGGTAGTCGTCGCTCTTAAACATCCGAGCGACTTACCGGGGGCAATGAGTCAAACGCGCGAGTTCTGTCCGCGCTGCGGTAACCCCGTCGAGGAGCGGTCGGAGCCGCTTCCGGGTGCGCCGCGCGAGCGCGACGAGGTGCTCTGCAACGCGTGTTACTTCGAGGGTTTCGATCTCGTGGACGCCCCCGACCGGGTAACGGTCCGCGTCTGCGCGAACTGTGGGGCAGTCCACCGCGGCAACCGCTGGGTCGACGTG
This genomic stretch from Haloprofundus salilacus harbors:
- a CDS encoding iron-sulfur cluster assembly scaffold protein is translated as MGMGSDMYRQQILDHYKNPRNYGEMENPTFSHVGENPSCGDTIRVDVRLEDDDETIEYVSFTGDGCAISQASASLLSERLQGTTLDELEAMDTDDVTEMLGVDISPMRIKCAVLARQVTQDGAKLYEGELDDLDRTVTEE
- a CDS encoding rubrerythrin-like domain-containing protein produces the protein MSQHPMQTYECADCGRRVQTNTPPGHCSACGGEMLNISTSRNN
- the radA gene encoding DNA repair and recombination protein RadA; translated protein: MADDDLENLPGVGPATADKLMEAGYRTYESIAVASPSDLGSKADIGESTANDVVLAARDAADIGGFETGSAVLERRETIGKLSWQIPEADDLLGGGLETQSITEVYGEFGAGKSQITHQMAVNVQLPKEQGGLRGSCIFVDSEDTFRPERIDDMVRGLDDDVLQATMDDREIEGTPSDDDAMEELIDDFLDKIHVAKAFNSNHQMLLAEKAEELASEHTDTEWPVRLLCVDSLTAHFRAEYVGRGNLADRQQKLNRHLHDIDRVGNLHNCVIIVTNQVSANPDAFFGDPTQPIGGNILGHKSTFRMYLRKSKGDKRIVRLVDAPNLPDGEAVIRVKNEGLKPE
- the pspAB gene encoding PspA-associated protein PspAB produces the protein MGLFDSIRSVLGLRAEADATRAADPEDLFGMSTAYLTMQADLSYDSVGAAALCFSSVDSTDFAETLDEVEAILHAGSEETGTTFRRHADSHGYQWVVLEDSDPEDLVTSIHFAADEFIERGYGSRLLAAVFGFEKPEDDVRAYWIYSFRRGAYYPFAPKRGHERNQRVEFKLQSVLDGELGIEDDEQYWYPLWPDQRGGHPWD
- a CDS encoding antibiotic biosynthesis monooxygenase family protein, with the translated sequence MYAARFRFRPGEYDDEFHRLNERVERAAESNSGYRGSESWVSPDGDERLVVYYWESLDALRAFSQHPDHLEAKRRYEEWYDGYEAAVFEVLRRYGDGRLSGE
- the htpX gene encoding zinc metalloprotease HtpX; amino-acid sequence: MEWKPDWGLRGRMALTMFLLFALYIVFVGVLSQFGYTYMLVFVGIFFVAQLFFSDKLALYSMGAKKVSEDEYPQLHAMVGRLCQQADLPKPNVAVAQSRVPNAFATGRSQKSSTVAVTTGLLQTLDQDELEGVMAHELAHVKNRDVMVMTIASFLSTVAFMIVRWGFWFGGGNRREGGAPVIVAILVSLVVWIVSFLLIRALSRYREYAADRGGATITGNPSALASALLTIDGRMDNVPKEDLREQSEMNAFFIIPIRSGFIGKIASTHPSTENRVEQLRQLEREMEGV
- a CDS encoding NAD-dependent epimerase/dehydratase family protein translates to MDTVLVTGGLGRSGRWIVDRLADDYEVVCVDLSQPGFEVPEHPRIDFRAAELTDRGETFDLVSELEPDAVVHWAALPSPTRHAGGRVFETNTMAAYNVLVAAARENAKVAWASSESAYGFPFARETTLPDELPITEDHPLRPEDPYGTSKVVGEELAKMVVRRYGVSVASIRPSWIQYPGEYNCRDREDLREGRPLSEIGLESGVGNFWSYVDVRDVASLVATALDTQFDGHEAFHAAAAENYLGVATLDAVEAQFGALPDDCNLDGESSALSTAKAERVLDWRPSHSWREAVEESVAEPDLLAD
- a CDS encoding phosphoribosyltransferase, which gives rise to MFDDRTDAGERLADVLERRDVDADVVLAIPRGGLPVGRVVADRLGAELDVVVAEKLGAPGNPELAIGAVAGDGSVWLNDDLVDRLGVSSAYVERVREVEAENVREKVASYRGGTAVPQLEGERVVLVDDGIATGATAIACLRQIRNAGAAHVTLAVPVAPHDAESRLSGEFDTFVCVESPRGFGAVGQYYRSFGQVSNEEARAILESYEP